Within bacterium, the genomic segment ATGAACGGAGCGTGGGACATCGCGGCGACGCTCGCGACGTACTGCAGGAGCTTGACGTCCTGGGCCCCCGGCCCGAAATCGTAGTTCGCGATCATCGACCCGTACGGCTGGCCGCCGAACTGCCCGAACTCGGCGGTGTAGGCGATTTTGTAAAGGCCCGACTTGACGACCTCGGGGGAGTCCTCGAAGTCCTCGAGGAGATTCTCCTTGCTCACGTTGAGGAGTTCGATCTTTACGTTCTCCCGGAAATCGGTCTTGTCGACGAGGTATTTCATGGAGCGCCACGCCGACTCGAGATTCCTGAACTCCGACGCGTGCATGATCGCGTCGATCTGGAGGGAGAGCTTCTTGTCGACCTCCGCGACCATCTGGTCGAGGACGGCGCCCGAGATCTTCGCGACCTCCCGGCCCGGTTCGAGGAGCTGGTGGAGGAACGCCTCCACACCCCGCCGGGCGATCGAATACGCCTCGTCCTGCGGGCTGATCTTCGTCGCCTGGACGATCTCGTCGAGGAGCGACGACCCCTCGACGACCTGCGCCTCAGCCTGCCTTCCCTTTTCCTTTTCCGTTGCCATCGATGGCCTCCTATTCCTCGATCCCGACTTCTTTGAGCAGCTGCTTCCGGGCGGATTCGTCTTTCACGAGCTCCTGGATCTTCTTCCGGAACTCGGGGACGTTCGACATCGGGCTCTTGAGGGACTTGACGGCCTCCCGCAGCTCGAGGAGCTTCTTGAGCTCGGGGACCTGTTCGGCCATCGCCTCGGGGCCGAAATCCTTCATCGAGGCGATGTTGAGCTTGACGCTCATCTCGTCGCCTTCCTTCCCGGACAGCCGGTTCGGCACGTTGATGTTGAGGCCGAGTTTCTGGGCCTTCATGACGTCGTCGAAGTTGTCCTTGTCGATGTTCACCGGCTCCCTCTTTTCCAGCTGCCGATCGTCGGGGGCTCCGGTGAAATCTCCCATCACCAGGAGCTTGAGCGGAAGCTCGACGTCCTCTTTCGCGTCCCCCGTGGCCGGGCGGTACGTGATGTTGACCCGTTCCCTCGGAGCAACCGTTCCTTCCTTCGCCATACGAACCTCCTTCTGCAGGATTTATCCGTGGTACGGAATTTCCGAACCTGCGGCGCCTCCTTTCGTAATTGTCCTTTTCAACGCCTATTCTCCACCGAGGGACATCGCGGCGGAAACGTCCACCCGCGCGATCCGCCCCTGGATTTCCGAGACCTTCTCCTCCGGTACGAGACCAGCGTTGGCACGATATACGTCCCAAGCCGCCTTCAGTCCTTTCAATGCGAGCTCGGGGTCGTACTCCTCGAGGCGGAAGAAGTCGATCTCCTTCAGGATCTCATCGATGTGCGGCAGCGCGTGGCGCGCTTCGGGCGTCTCGACGAGGAGGCGGCAGAGGGCGACCCGCCAGTGAAACGCATCCTTCCGTGAACCGGCGCCGCGCACCCCTTGCTGCATCCTGCGGACCGCATCGGCGGTCCGGCCTTCCGCGATCCACTCCCGGGCCTGGCGGGTCCCCTTGGCGGCCGGGTCCGAGGCCGCTCCGGCGCTTCCCCCCGCCGCGATTCCAGCGCCCGCCGACAACCCCTTGAGCCATTCGCGGGTGTCGTCGGCGGCGAACGGGGTGCCGTCGGAGAATTTCAGCTCCTCCAGGCCGGGGAGCCGTCGCAGGAAAAGGGCGGTCTCCCCGCGGACCGCCTCGGCGGCCGCCTGGTGTCCTTCCCCGAGACGAGCCAACGCTTCCGCCGCCCAGAAGTTCAGGTCCAGCCAGAGGATGTTCTCCAAGAGATTCTCTTCGGCCTCCTTCACGACCGCTTCGTCTTGCCCTCCCTTGGCGAAGTCACGAAGGGAATCGACATTGTAGGGAGCGGGGAGGATCGTCTTCCCATCCTCCGAAGGCGGGAGGGATTCCAGCATGCTCCACGCCGCTATCCGGGCGAGACGGTACGCCGCCGGGTTCGACGGATTCTCTTCGCGGAAGAAACCGGCTACGCGCGCGACGTCTCCCAGCGCCTTCTCGAGGAGTGCGTACGCCGTTTCGGGGGAGGTGATCTCGACCGGCCCCTCCTCCGCGCGCGGAGTGGACGGTTCGGCGCCCAGTGTACCGAGGCTCCCTTCCGGGGGCGGCGAGGCTGCCGACGCCGGCTTCGGTGCGGCGGCCTTCGGTTCCGGCGGAGGTGCGATCGCCTCAAGGGAGCCGACGAAATCGAGGAGC encodes:
- the tssA gene encoding type VI secretion system protein TssA translates to MELAELGKQPIRPDQPAGDDVRYDPQYEELLAEVDKFSSPSASGAVDWNKVVKISSDILSQKSKDLLVASYLAVALIQTKKFEGVEIGSRIYRDLIECHWDGLFPAKARMRGRIAAIEWWAEKAEGILEPLPKGPYAEERINALNENLQKIDQLLSEYLEEAPSIRPLLDFVGSLEAIAPPPEPKAAAPKPASAASPPPEGSLGTLGAEPSTPRAEEGPVEITSPETAYALLEKALGDVARVAGFFREENPSNPAAYRLARIAAWSMLESLPPSEDGKTILPAPYNVDSLRDFAKGGQDEAVVKEAEENLLENILWLDLNFWAAEALARLGEGHQAAAEAVRGETALFLRRLPGLEELKFSDGTPFAADDTREWLKGLSAGAGIAAGGSAGAASDPAAKGTRQAREWIAEGRTADAVRRMQQGVRGAGSRKDAFHWRVALCRLLVETPEARHALPHIDEILKEIDFFRLEEYDPELALKGLKAAWDVYRANAGLVPEEKVSEIQGRIARVDVSAAMSLGGE
- the tssB gene encoding type VI secretion system contractile sheath small subunit, with amino-acid sequence MAKEGTVAPRERVNITYRPATGDAKEDVELPLKLLVMGDFTGAPDDRQLEKREPVNIDKDNFDDVMKAQKLGLNINVPNRLSGKEGDEMSVKLNIASMKDFGPEAMAEQVPELKKLLELREAVKSLKSPMSNVPEFRKKIQELVKDESARKQLLKEVGIEE